Proteins found in one Acipenser ruthenus chromosome 18, fAciRut3.2 maternal haplotype, whole genome shotgun sequence genomic segment:
- the LOC117418355 gene encoding cochlin-like isoform X2: MKSPVPISCATRGADFTDETALVECPSECPLWQFSVFGSGVYASVSSICGSAIHRGVISTAGGPVRIQKLSGQENYLSSYGHGIKSQTLSRWISSFSVSRAQTIPIEVSGQPKATALPNSAKKTVKKNVKKANNGNKDCKVDIVFLLDGSYNIGRRRFNLQKNFISKLALMLGIGPEGPHLGIVQVSENPKTEFYLKNFTQPKDVVFAIKEVAFRGGNTNTGKALRHTAETFFTPENGARRGFPRVTVMFVDGWPSDDIEEAATVARESGINVFVVSVAKPAPEELGMVQDRGFVQKAVCKDNNSFSYNMPSWFSTTKFVKPLAQRLCAEEQMLCSKTCYNSVNIAFLIDGSSSVGDSNFRLVLDFIANIVDAFEISDIGSKIGAVQFTYDQKKEIGFHDYTTKEDTLAAVRGIRYMSGGTATGEAISYTVSNLYNPLKRGANRNFIVIITDGQSYDEIRGPAVSAQKEGITVYSVGVAWAPMEDLKAMASEPKESHAFFTREFTGLHQFEQPIIKGICRDFTEPH; encoded by the exons CCCCCGTACCTATATCCTGTGCAACCCGCGGGGCTGATTTCACAGATGAGACAGCATTGGTGGAGTGCCCCTCGGAGTGTCCTCTCTGGCAGTTCTCTGTGTTTGGGTCAGGAGTTTATGCCTCAGTCTCCAGCATTTGTGGATCTGCTATTCACAG AGGTGTGATCAGCACAGCAGGCGGTCCAGTAAGAATTCAGAAACTGTCTGGCCAAGAAAACTACCTCAGCTCCTATGGACACGGCATCAAATCTCAGACGCTCTCCAGATGGATTTCATCCTTCTCTGTGTCCA GGGCTCAGACCATCCCAATCGAGGTCTCTGGTCAGCCAAAAGCAACTGCACTGCCAAATTCAG CAAAGAAAACTGTtaagaaaaatgtgaaaaaagctaACAATGGAAACAAAG ACTGTAAAGTTGATATTGTGTTTCTGCTGGATGGAAGCTACAACATTGGAAGACGCAGGTTCAACCTGCAGAAGAACTTCATCAGCAAGCTAGCCCTGATGCTGGGGATAGGCCCTGAGGGACCACACTTAGGGATTGTACAAGTCAG TGAAAACCCCAAAACCGAATTCTACCTTAAAAACTTCACGCAGCCTAAGGATGTTGTTTTTGCCATTAAGGAGGTGGCTTTCAGAGGTGGAAACACAAATACAG GGAAGGCCCTGCGGCACACTGCAGAGACGTTCTTTACCCCTGAGAACGGGGCTCGGAGGGGCTTCCCTCGTGTGACTGTAATGTTTGTGGATGGCTGGCCCTCTGACGACATAGAAGAGGCTGCCACAGTGGCCAGGGAGTCTGGCATCAACGTGTTCGTCGTCTCTGTGGCAAAGCCGGCACCCGAGGAGCTTGGCATGGTGCAAGACAGGGGGTTTGTGCAGAAG GCTGTTTGCAAAGACAATAACTCATTTTCTTACAATATGCCCAGCTGGTTCAGCACAACCAAGTTTGTGAAGCCTCTAGCACAGAGGCTGTGCGCTGAAGAGCAGATGCTTTGCAGCAAGACCTGCTATAACTCTGTGAACATCGCCTTCCTGATCGATGGATCCAGCAGCGTGGGGGACAGTAACTTTCGCCTGGTGCTTGACTTTATTGCCAACATTGTCGATGCTTTTGAAATCTCAGATATTGGGAGCAAAATAGGGGCTGTCCAGTTTACATACGACCAGAAAAAAGAGATTGGATTCCATGACTACACGACAAAAGAAGATACTCTTGCTGCTGTCCGTGGTATTCGCTACATGAGTGGTGGGACGGCAACTGGGGAAGCCATTTCATACACAGTCAGTAACTTGTACAATCCACTGAAAAGAGGCGCCAACAGGAACTTCATAGTTATTATTACTGATGGCCAGTCTTATGATGAAATCCGAGGCCCTGCTGTTTCTGCACAGAAGGAAG GCATTACTGTGTATTCTGTTGGGGTGGCCTGGGCACCAATGGAGGACCTCAAAGCTATGGCCTCTGAACCCAAAGAGTCGCATGCCTTCTTCACCAGAGAGTTCACAGGATTGCACCAGTTTGAGCAGCCCATCATTAAAGGCATCTGCAGAGATTTCACAGAGCCACactaa
- the LOC117418355 gene encoding cochlin-like isoform X1 — protein MSILSTVLFALGILSLASTAVGSEANSPVPISCATRGADFTDETALVECPSECPLWQFSVFGSGVYASVSSICGSAIHRGVISTAGGPVRIQKLSGQENYLSSYGHGIKSQTLSRWISSFSVSRAQTIPIEVSGQPKATALPNSAKKTVKKNVKKANNGNKDCKVDIVFLLDGSYNIGRRRFNLQKNFISKLALMLGIGPEGPHLGIVQVSENPKTEFYLKNFTQPKDVVFAIKEVAFRGGNTNTGKALRHTAETFFTPENGARRGFPRVTVMFVDGWPSDDIEEAATVARESGINVFVVSVAKPAPEELGMVQDRGFVQKAVCKDNNSFSYNMPSWFSTTKFVKPLAQRLCAEEQMLCSKTCYNSVNIAFLIDGSSSVGDSNFRLVLDFIANIVDAFEISDIGSKIGAVQFTYDQKKEIGFHDYTTKEDTLAAVRGIRYMSGGTATGEAISYTVSNLYNPLKRGANRNFIVIITDGQSYDEIRGPAVSAQKEGITVYSVGVAWAPMEDLKAMASEPKESHAFFTREFTGLHQFEQPIIKGICRDFTEPH, from the exons CCCCCGTACCTATATCCTGTGCAACCCGCGGGGCTGATTTCACAGATGAGACAGCATTGGTGGAGTGCCCCTCGGAGTGTCCTCTCTGGCAGTTCTCTGTGTTTGGGTCAGGAGTTTATGCCTCAGTCTCCAGCATTTGTGGATCTGCTATTCACAG AGGTGTGATCAGCACAGCAGGCGGTCCAGTAAGAATTCAGAAACTGTCTGGCCAAGAAAACTACCTCAGCTCCTATGGACACGGCATCAAATCTCAGACGCTCTCCAGATGGATTTCATCCTTCTCTGTGTCCA GGGCTCAGACCATCCCAATCGAGGTCTCTGGTCAGCCAAAAGCAACTGCACTGCCAAATTCAG CAAAGAAAACTGTtaagaaaaatgtgaaaaaagctaACAATGGAAACAAAG ACTGTAAAGTTGATATTGTGTTTCTGCTGGATGGAAGCTACAACATTGGAAGACGCAGGTTCAACCTGCAGAAGAACTTCATCAGCAAGCTAGCCCTGATGCTGGGGATAGGCCCTGAGGGACCACACTTAGGGATTGTACAAGTCAG TGAAAACCCCAAAACCGAATTCTACCTTAAAAACTTCACGCAGCCTAAGGATGTTGTTTTTGCCATTAAGGAGGTGGCTTTCAGAGGTGGAAACACAAATACAG GGAAGGCCCTGCGGCACACTGCAGAGACGTTCTTTACCCCTGAGAACGGGGCTCGGAGGGGCTTCCCTCGTGTGACTGTAATGTTTGTGGATGGCTGGCCCTCTGACGACATAGAAGAGGCTGCCACAGTGGCCAGGGAGTCTGGCATCAACGTGTTCGTCGTCTCTGTGGCAAAGCCGGCACCCGAGGAGCTTGGCATGGTGCAAGACAGGGGGTTTGTGCAGAAG GCTGTTTGCAAAGACAATAACTCATTTTCTTACAATATGCCCAGCTGGTTCAGCACAACCAAGTTTGTGAAGCCTCTAGCACAGAGGCTGTGCGCTGAAGAGCAGATGCTTTGCAGCAAGACCTGCTATAACTCTGTGAACATCGCCTTCCTGATCGATGGATCCAGCAGCGTGGGGGACAGTAACTTTCGCCTGGTGCTTGACTTTATTGCCAACATTGTCGATGCTTTTGAAATCTCAGATATTGGGAGCAAAATAGGGGCTGTCCAGTTTACATACGACCAGAAAAAAGAGATTGGATTCCATGACTACACGACAAAAGAAGATACTCTTGCTGCTGTCCGTGGTATTCGCTACATGAGTGGTGGGACGGCAACTGGGGAAGCCATTTCATACACAGTCAGTAACTTGTACAATCCACTGAAAAGAGGCGCCAACAGGAACTTCATAGTTATTATTACTGATGGCCAGTCTTATGATGAAATCCGAGGCCCTGCTGTTTCTGCACAGAAGGAAG GCATTACTGTGTATTCTGTTGGGGTGGCCTGGGCACCAATGGAGGACCTCAAAGCTATGGCCTCTGAACCCAAAGAGTCGCATGCCTTCTTCACCAGAGAGTTCACAGGATTGCACCAGTTTGAGCAGCCCATCATTAAAGGCATCTGCAGAGATTTCACAGAGCCACactaa